CTCATTTCTCACAAACCCCACCCCCAACGCTCGATCAATGGACACTCGCGCCACGACAGGCTTCGCCCTGCCGCGCCGGACGAAGGCGATGCTGACCGGGCCGACGGTGAACGAGTCGGCGGCGACGGCACGGAGGGCGAAGCGATCCCCCGCAGTGCGCCGGAGGATGAGCGAGTCGTGCTCAACGGTGATACGCCAGCGTGCGTCGGCATCGGCGGAGGTCCAGGTGCCGACATAGTCGGTGAGCGGCCCGCGCGGCACCGGCCGGCTGGTTGCCGGCGCAGCCACCTGGCGGGTCGTGGCCGGCGGCAGCGGGGCGAGTGGCAGCAGCGTCGTGACGCTTTGGCGGACCAGCGCGGTGGCGTCAGCGTCCCCGGCGTTGCAGAGCAGTACCGCCGAAAGCTGCTGCTCCGGCCAGCGCGCCAGATAGGCGCGGTAGCCGGCCGTCGCGCCGGAATGTGCGATCTGGGTCACACCGCGCCAACGATCCATCACCAGGCCACCGCCGTAGGTGATCGGCGTGCCATCACGCAAGACACCCGGCACCTCCATCGCGGCGCTGACATCGGGCGACCCGAGACGGCGCGCCGTGAGCGCCGCATTCCACCGGAGCAGGTCATCCACGGTGGTGAGCAACCCGCCGTGCCCATGCGGATTCTCGAACGGCATGTCGAGCCGCCACTGCCCGCCGACCTTGGCGTACGCCTGCGCCCGATCCATCACGATGCGGGCATAGTCATCGCGCCAACTGGTGCGCGTCATCCCCAACGGACGGAAGAACTCGCGCGCCGAGAATTCGGCGAGTGGCGTCCCGCTGATACGCTCCACCAGCATTGCCAGCAGGGAATAGCCACTGTTGGTGTAGGAGTACTTGGCGTCCACCGGATGATTGAGCCCGTGCTGCCGTGCCAGGATGGCGAGCACATGGCCGTGATTGATGGTCCGCGTGCCACGCGGCCACCCCTCGAGCTCGGCGATCGCGCCCCAGTCGCGCAGCCCGCTGGTGTGCTGCAGCAGGTCGGTGATGGTGATGGGGGTGCCGAGGTCGGGGAGCTCCGGGAAGTACCGGCGGATGTCGTCGGAGAGGGCGAGCTGTCCGCGGGCGGCGAGCAGGTGGATCGAGGCCGCGGTGACCTGCTTCGAGACCGACCCGGCCTCGAAGATGGTCTCAACGCGGTTCGGCACGCGCTGCTCGATGGTCGCCTGCCCCCAGGCGCGACGCACCAGCGCGGCGCCACCCTGGTCGATGCCAAGGACGCAGCCGGGGGCGTCGCCCTGGTACCTGACGAAGATCGAGTCGAGGCGGGGCGCGAGGGATTGGGCGGGGAGGAAGATCGGAAATAGCAGGGCCCAGAGGGCGACGTGACCCGTGACTCGTGACCGGTGACGTGTGCGTGTCTTGCGCGATCGCTTCATCTGTGCCTCCGCTGGAGCTCGCGGCTAAAGCCGCGGCTCGGCTGATGTCGCTGAAGCGACTTGATCTCCGTGCCCGCGTGGGATTGGGTGTCGCTTCAGCGACATCAGCCGAGCCGTCGCTTTAGCGACGAGCTCCTACGTGTCGCGCGACCACACCCCGCGGCGATCATCGCGTGTCGTGCTACCTCAACTCCCCGACCGCCTTCTCCACCGCCGCCCGCAGCTTCCCGCTCGTGATGAGCAGCCGCACCGCCGCGAGGTCGCCGGTCATGATCCGATCGGCGTCGAGCGGCGGGACCACCGAGCGGATCAGCGCGACGGCGGCGCCGACACCTGGCCCGGGGACGAGTGGTGCGTGAAAGTCGAGCGCCTGCGTGGCGTTGAGCAGTTCGACGGCGATCACCCAGCGACTGTTCTCGAGAATCATTGCGCACTGCCGGGCCGCCGTGGTCCCCATCGAGACGTGGTCTTCCTGGTTGGCCGATGTCGGGATCGAGTCCACGGACGCCGGGTGTGCCAGGACCTTGTTCTCGCTGACCAGTGACGCTGCGGTGTACTGCGAGATCATCAACCCTGAATGCAGCCCGCCCTGCCGCGCCAGGAACGCCGGCAACCCGCTGACGGCCGGATCGAGCATGTGTTCCACTCGCCGCTCGGCGATGTTGGCGAGCTCGGCGATCGCGATCTTGGCGTAGTCCATCACCAATGCCACCGGCTGGCCGTGGAAGTTGCCGGCCGAGATCACCAGGTCATCCTTGGCGAAGACCAGCGGATTGTCGGTGACCGCGTTCACCTCGCGCGTGACCACCTCGGCGGCGTGTCGCAGGCCATCGCGCGAGGCACCGTGCACCTGGGGGATGCAGCGCAGTGAATAGGCGTCCTGGATCTTGTCGCAGTCGGCATGCGAGGCGTGCACCGGGGAGTTCGCGGAGATGGCGAGCACGTTCGCGGCCGTCTCGGCGGCGCCCGGATGCGGGCGCACCGCGGTGACCCGGAGGTCGAATGGCGCGCGTGATCCCTTCAGCGCCTCGAGCGACATCGCCGCCGCAATGTCGCAGGCGGTGGCGAGTTGCTGACCGTCGTACACCGTCAACGCGCCGATCGCGGTCATCGCCTGGGTGCCGTTGATGAGCGCGAGTCCTTCCTTGGCCTGGAGCGTCACCGGCGCGAGGCCGGCGGCAGCGAGTGCCTCGGCGGCCGGTCGGCGCGTGCCCTGATACTCCGCCTCACCCTCGCCGATCAGCGTCAGCGCCATGTGGGCCAGCGGGGCCAGGTCGCCACTCGCACCGACCGACCCCTGCGACGGGATCACCGGATGCACGCCGCGGTTGAGCAGCGCCAGCAGCAACTCGACGACCTCGATCCGGATTCCGCTGAATCCCTGTGCCAGCGATTGGGCGCGCAGCAGGAGCATCGCGCGGACTACTTCGGTCGAGAGCGGATCGCCCACGCCCATGGCGTGCGAGACGATCAGGTTGCGCTGCAGCTGCTGCACGTCTTCCGGTGCGATGCGCACATTGGCGAGCTTGCCGAAGCCGGTCGTGACGCCATAGACGACGCGTCCCTCGGCCACGATCCGTTCGATGAAGGCGCGGCTGGTCGCCATGCGGGCACGGGCATCGTCACAGAGCGTCACCGGCGTGCCGTGGCGCGCCACGGCGACGACATCGCTGATGGCGAGTGGCCGGCCGACGAAGAGGGGAGCAGTGGTCACGCGTGGAACTCCCGGCCGCCGAGAATCATCCGTTCGATGGGCGAACCGCCGAGGGTGTAGGGAAGGTCGCGCCAATCGGCGGAGCCGACGACGAGGAAGTCGGCGCACATTCCGACCCGGAGCCGGCCGACGCCCTCACGCTGCAACGCGGCCGCGCCGTTGGCGGTGCAGGCCGTCAGTGCCTCGGCGGGAGTCAGACCGTTGAGCCGCACGGCCAGCGCCATCGCCAGCTGCGGCGAGAAGAGCGGCGACGACCCCGGATTGCAGTCGGTCCCGACGGCGACGGCGGCACCGGCATCGATCAGTGCGCGGCCCGGCGCGGCGGGAATCCCGAGGTGCAGCGTCACCCCCGGGAGGAGGACGCCGATGGTCGGGGCGAGACCGAGGGCCATGATCTGGGGCTTGCCCGATGCTTCCAGGTGATCGACCGAGATGGCGCCATGCTCGATCGCGAGCTCGACGCCGCCGATGGCATGGAACTGGTCGACATGCGCCTTCACGGCGAGGCCGTGATCGCGGGCGCAGGAAAAGACGCGGCGCGCGTCCTCGAGCGTGAACGCCTCGCGCTCGATGAAGATGTCGACGGCCCGCGCAAGGCGCCGCTTGATCGCTTCGGGGATCAGCGTCTGCGTCACCATCTCGAGGTAGCCCGGCCGCTCCGATTCGTCGCGCGGCGGGATGTGGATCAGCAGCGTGGGGACGATGTGGGCTGGGCAATGATCATGGAGGAGGCGGATCGCCTCGAGCGAGGTGAGTTCCGCCTCGAGCGTGTAGCCGTAGCCACTCTTCACCTCGATGGTACCCGCGCCACCGTGGATCAGCGCCGCCGCGCGGGGCGCGGCGAGTGCCTCCAGGTGCGCGACCGAGGCCTCGGCTGTCCGCTGCACCGTGTGACGAATGCCACCCCCCGCTGCGAGGATCTGCTCATAGGGGATCTTCGCCGCTCGCGCCTCGAAGTCGGCGAGGCGGTCACCGGCCCAGACGATGTGCGTGTGCGAGTCGACCAGGGCGGGGACGACGGCGCGCCCACCAAGATCGGTCGTCGGCGTGGTGGCATCGTCCCATGCGCTCGCCGGGCCGATCCAGGAGATCTTCCCGTCGGTCGCCGCGATCGCCACATCGCGCTGAATCTCGAGGTCGGACATCGCGGGGCCGCGCAGCGCACCACGCCCGCCGGCCGAGACAAGCTGGGAAATGCCCGTGAAGAGATGGTCAGCGGTCATCGCTGGAATCTACCCGGCTGTTCGCTCACCGGTCGAGCGACGGCATGTCGACGCCCCGCGTGCGCGCCACGCCCTTGGCGAGCTCATAGCCGGCATCGGCGTGCCGGATCACGCCCATCGCCGGGTCGTTGGTGAGGCAGAGCCGGAGCCGCTGCTCGGCCTCGTCGCTGCCGTCGGCCACGGCCACCAACCCGCTGTGCTGCGAATAGCCCATCCCGACTCCGCCGCCGTGGTGGAACGACATCCAGCCGGCCCCGGAGGCGATCCCGGTCGCGAAGTTCAACAGCGGCCAGTCGCTGACGGCATCGGAGCCATCGAGCATCGCCTCGGTTTCGCGATAGGGTGAGGCCACGGAACCGGCGTCGAGGTGGTCGCGACCGATGACGATCGGCGCACTCACGCGGCCATCGCGCACCATCTGATTGAAGAGCAGCCCGGCCTTGTCGCGCTCGCGGTAGCCGAGCCAGCAGATGCGAGCCGGGAGCCCCTGGAAGGCGATCTTCTCGCCGGCCCAGCCGAGCCACTTCTGCAGCCGCTCGTCGTCGGGAAAGAGTTCGAGCAGCGCCTGGTCGGTTGCGGCGATGTCGGCAGGGTCGCCCGAGAGCGCGACCCAGCGGAAGGGCCCGCGCCCCTCGCAGAAGGAATCGCGGATGAACGCCGGCACGAAGCCCGGATACGCCGTCGTCGCGCCGGCGAGTCCGCCGAGCTCGGCCTGCGCGCGGAGGTTGTTGCCGTAGTCGAAGGCGATCGCGCCGCGTTCCTGCATGGTGATGATCGCCTGGACGTGCGCCACCATCGCCGCCCGCGCCCGCGCGAGGTACTCGGCCGGTTGCTTGCTGCGGAGCTCCGTCAGGTCCTCATCGGCACGCACCGGGGGCAAGTAGCCCCACATCGGATCGTGCGCCGAGGTCTGGTCAGTGACGAGGTCGGGAGTGAACCCCATCCGCACCATCTCCGGCACCACCTCCGCAGCGTTCCCCAGCAGCCCGATGGAGAGCGCTCGCTTCTCGCTTCTCGCTTCTCGCGCCATGCGCAACGCTTCGTCGAGCGATGCGGCGGTAACGTCGAGGTACCTCGTCTCCAACCGCCGCTCAATCCGGCTCTGGTCCACCTCGATGCAGATCGCCACGCCGCCCGCCAGCGTCACCGCGAGCGGCTGCGCGCCGCCCATCCCGCCGAGGCCGGCGGTGACGGTAATGGTGCCGGCGAGCGAACCGCCGAAGTGCTTGGCACCCGCCGAAGCGAAGGTCTCGTAGGTCCCCTGCAGGATGCCCTGGGTGCCGATGTAGATCCACGAACCGGCCGTCATCTGGCCGTACATCATCAGGCCGAGCTGATCGAGTCGGTCGAACTCCTCCCAGGTGGCCCACTTCGGCACGAGGTTCGAATTGGCGAGCAGGACGCGCGGCGCCATCGCGTGGGTCTTGAGCACCGCCACGGGCTTGCCGCTCTGGATCAGCAGCGTCTCGTCGTTCTCGAGCCGATCGAGCGTCGCGATGATGTCGTGGTACGCCTGCCAGTTGCGCGCCGCCTTGCCGCGGCCGCCGTAGACCACCAGCGACTCGGGATGCTCCGCCACCTCGGGATCGAGGTTGTTCATCAGCATCCGCTTGGCGGCTTCCTGGATCCAGCCTTTGGCGGTGCGATGGGGGCCGCGGGGGGCACGGAGTGGGGTGTAGGTCATCTCAGTAGCCGTAACGGAGTGAGGGGGGGGGCCCCGGGGAGTGCTCGGACCACCTGGGCTGAGTCCCCGCCGGGGGGAGGGCGTGCTCGGTACCGCTTTCTGAGCCAGAGGATCCGGCTCTCGCCCACGGACCCCGCCGTCTGGCATACCGCATTTCGCTAACCCGACGAGCGGGCGGCTGCTGCGCCGGCGGCGCCGCGGGGGGGCGCGGGGGGGCGTTAGGAGCGAGTTCAGAAACATTCCACGTCACCCGGGCGGGTAGCCCGCCATCGCGGGGGGGGACCGAGACACCGGCCTGCCGGGGCGGGGAAAACATCACATCTTCCCCCGAACCACCGCCAGCGTCTCATCCTCCAGCTGCTGCGCGCGCTGCGCCATCCCGGCGCCCTTCGCCACCAGCTCGGCGGCCTCGGCGTTGCCCTTGAGTGACGCCGCGTTGATCTGGACGTTGAGGTAGGCACCCATCACGGCGGCACGGGCACAGAGCGCGCCGACGCCGGCATCCGACACTGAACTCGGCTGTCCCTGCTCGGCCATCAGCTTGATGAGCGGCATCACGCCGAGGACGGTCTCCATCACGCGGAAGGGGATGCGCGTCGCTTCCAGCGTGGCAGTGTCGATCGCGAGGCGGCGGGCGGCCTTCTCCTCGTCGGTGCCGCGAGGCATGCCGAATCCGGCCATCACGCGGTCAAACGCGCGGGTGTCCTCGTCGACCAGGAAGAGCAGTTCCTGCACGGCACGTTGCCCCTGCTCGGCGTGATCGGAGAACTCCTGCCAGCGATGATCCCAGCCGCGCTTGTGCGACGACAGATTGGCGACCATGGTGCCGAGCGCCGCGCCAAAGGCGCCGACCGCAGCCGACACCGAACCGCCGCCCGGGGCCGCGCTCTCCGCCGCCGTCTCCGAGGCGAACTGCGCGACCGTCATCGCCACAAGGCGCGTGGCGGAAGGATCGCGGAGCAGGTACTCGATCACCCGCTCTTCGGGGTGGAACGGCGTGAGTTCGTCGAGGCCGAGGGAGCGGACGGCGATCTTCACCAGCTCCGCTTCCGAGACACCGACGGAGCGCTGCTGCTTGGCGAGGAAGTGGCGGCCCGCGTCGAGCAGACACTGTAGCGGCACCAGCCCCACCAGCTCCGAGCCGGTCACGCGCACCCCGCGTTCGGCTGCGGCGCGGCACACCTCATCAAAGGCGACGTGCACCGGGGTCACGGCGATGTCGGTGAGATTCATCGACACCTGCGCCACGCCATACTCGGCGATGTACCAGCCGATCGCCTTCACTGCCTTGAGCGTTCCGGGCTGCTGCAGCTCGCTGCCGTCGGGCTGCTTCACCGTGCGGCCGGCCTCGCGGACGTCGAACGCGACGGCATAGGCGCGGCGCGTCGAGGTGGTGTTCAGGTTCACGTTGTAGGCGACGAGGAAGTCGCGCGCGCCGATCACGGTGGCGCCGCGCTGGGCATCGAATGCCGCCGGGCCGAAGTCGGGCTTCCACTCCGGCTGGAGGATCTTCCGGGCCATCCCCTCGTACTCGCCCGCGCGGATCACGGCGAGGTTCTTCCGCTCCGGATTCGGCTGGGCTGCCTCATAGAGATAGACCGGGAGATTGAGCTCACGGCCGACGCGTTCGCCGAGCTTTCTGGCGTACTCCGCTGCTTCCGCCATCGTGATGCCACTGATCGGGACCAGCGGGCAGACATCGGTCGCGCCCATCCGCGGATGCTCG
The Gemmatimonadota bacterium DNA segment above includes these coding regions:
- a CDS encoding beta-lactamase family protein, whose product is MKRSRKTRTRHRSRVTGHVALWALLFPIFLPAQSLAPRLDSIFVRYQGDAPGCVLGIDQGGAALVRRAWGQATIEQRVPNRVETIFEAGSVSKQVTAASIHLLAARGQLALSDDIRRYFPELPDLGTPITITDLLQHTSGLRDWGAIAELEGWPRGTRTINHGHVLAILARQHGLNHPVDAKYSYTNSGYSLLAMLVERISGTPLAEFSAREFFRPLGMTRTSWRDDYARIVMDRAQAYAKVGGQWRLDMPFENPHGHGGLLTTVDDLLRWNAALTARRLGSPDVSAAMEVPGVLRDGTPITYGGGLVMDRWRGVTQIAHSGATAGYRAYLARWPEQQLSAVLLCNAGDADATALVRQSVTTLLPLAPLPPATTRQVAAPATSRPVPRGPLTDYVGTWTSADADARWRITVEHDSLILRRTAGDRFALRAVAADSFTVGPVSIAFVRRGRAKPVVARVSIDRALGVGFVRNEK
- the hutH gene encoding histidine ammonia-lyase: MTTAPLFVGRPLAISDVVAVARHGTPVTLCDDARARMATSRAFIERIVAEGRVVYGVTTGFGKLANVRIAPEDVQQLQRNLIVSHAMGVGDPLSTEVVRAMLLLRAQSLAQGFSGIRIEVVELLLALLNRGVHPVIPSQGSVGASGDLAPLAHMALTLIGEGEAEYQGTRRPAAEALAAAGLAPVTLQAKEGLALINGTQAMTAIGALTVYDGQQLATACDIAAAMSLEALKGSRAPFDLRVTAVRPHPGAAETAANVLAISANSPVHASHADCDKIQDAYSLRCIPQVHGASRDGLRHAAEVVTREVNAVTDNPLVFAKDDLVISAGNFHGQPVALVMDYAKIAIAELANIAERRVEHMLDPAVSGLPAFLARQGGLHSGLMISQYTAASLVSENKVLAHPASVDSIPTSANQEDHVSMGTTAARQCAMILENSRWVIAVELLNATQALDFHAPLVPGPGVGAAVALIRSVVPPLDADRIMTGDLAAVRLLITSGKLRAAVEKAVGELR
- a CDS encoding imidazolonepropionase, translating into MTADHLFTGISQLVSAGGRGALRGPAMSDLEIQRDVAIAATDGKISWIGPASAWDDATTPTTDLGGRAVVPALVDSHTHIVWAGDRLADFEARAAKIPYEQILAAGGGIRHTVQRTAEASVAHLEALAAPRAAALIHGGAGTIEVKSGYGYTLEAELTSLEAIRLLHDHCPAHIVPTLLIHIPPRDESERPGYLEMVTQTLIPEAIKRRLARAVDIFIEREAFTLEDARRVFSCARDHGLAVKAHVDQFHAIGGVELAIEHGAISVDHLEASGKPQIMALGLAPTIGVLLPGVTLHLGIPAAPGRALIDAGAAVAVGTDCNPGSSPLFSPQLAMALAVRLNGLTPAEALTACTANGAAALQREGVGRLRVGMCADFLVVGSADWRDLPYTLGGSPIERMILGGREFHA
- the hutU gene encoding urocanate hydratase; the protein is MTYTPLRAPRGPHRTAKGWIQEAAKRMLMNNLDPEVAEHPESLVVYGGRGKAARNWQAYHDIIATLDRLENDETLLIQSGKPVAVLKTHAMAPRVLLANSNLVPKWATWEEFDRLDQLGLMMYGQMTAGSWIYIGTQGILQGTYETFASAGAKHFGGSLAGTITVTAGLGGMGGAQPLAVTLAGGVAICIEVDQSRIERRLETRYLDVTAASLDEALRMAREARSEKRALSIGLLGNAAEVVPEMVRMGFTPDLVTDQTSAHDPMWGYLPPVRADEDLTELRSKQPAEYLARARAAMVAHVQAIITMQERGAIAFDYGNNLRAQAELGGLAGATTAYPGFVPAFIRDSFCEGRGPFRWVALSGDPADIAATDQALLELFPDDERLQKWLGWAGEKIAFQGLPARICWLGYRERDKAGLLFNQMVRDGRVSAPIVIGRDHLDAGSVASPYRETEAMLDGSDAVSDWPLLNFATGIASGAGWMSFHHGGGVGMGYSQHSGLVAVADGSDEAEQRLRLCLTNDPAMGVIRHADAGYELAKGVARTRGVDMPSLDR
- the ftcD gene encoding glutamate formimidoyltransferase, translating into MTRLLECVPNFSEGRDPRVIQQITDRIAAVEGVRLLNVDPGKATNRTVVTFVGEPDAVAEAAFQAIKIAGELIDMRQHHGEHPRMGATDVCPLVPISGITMAEAAEYARKLGERVGRELNLPVYLYEAAQPNPERKNLAVIRAGEYEGMARKILQPEWKPDFGPAAFDAQRGATVIGARDFLVAYNVNLNTTSTRRAYAVAFDVREAGRTVKQPDGSELQQPGTLKAVKAIGWYIAEYGVAQVSMNLTDIAVTPVHVAFDEVCRAAAERGVRVTGSELVGLVPLQCLLDAGRHFLAKQQRSVGVSEAELVKIAVRSLGLDELTPFHPEERVIEYLLRDPSATRLVAMTVAQFASETAAESAAPGGGSVSAAVGAFGAALGTMVANLSSHKRGWDHRWQEFSDHAEQGQRAVQELLFLVDEDTRAFDRVMAGFGMPRGTDEEKAARRLAIDTATLEATRIPFRVMETVLGVMPLIKLMAEQGQPSSVSDAGVGALCARAAVMGAYLNVQINAASLKGNAEAAELVAKGAGMAQRAQQLEDETLAVVRGKM